One Azotobacter salinestris DNA window includes the following coding sequences:
- a CDS encoding TrbC family F-type conjugative pilus assembly protein, with protein MSALAAALAGVSFQGISFASDHSAPANPLGTNPLGSQAYKPSDLPAQLLEQARDISRQGRAGAQALTDQGELEWVQSLSRNTVVQAAQAQREALDLPVRDTAPAERPHPLGEGFRTLIFVSWSLGEAALEDILRRYDGQPGVGVVFRGIPAGVRMVDAMTRMHRLTQATESQVSVLLDPLAFRRHGIQLVPAVVVERPDEALAAKVVGIDAVTYVEEALQQGRSGDLGTLGTPRDILEPDLMEVAKARIEGLDFAVMKQRALDRFWHVHTGHALPTATENATRQVDPSVVIPQDILDAEGKVVTRAGRINPLHLRPFDQKLVVIDPTQPWQVALAQRERAEHGRGLTVTVMATQIPPDAGWPLFERTQQAIDAPLYLLPGDLARRFQIQKAPSVVTAEGEVFVVREFARESVQAKEESHAHAQL; from the coding sequence ATGAGCGCCCTGGCGGCGGCGCTGGCGGGTGTTTCTTTCCAGGGGATTTCTTTCGCCTCGGATCATTCCGCCCCGGCCAATCCGCTGGGGACCAATCCGCTCGGCTCCCAGGCCTACAAGCCAAGCGATCTTCCCGCTCAGCTGCTGGAACAGGCCCGGGACATCTCCCGGCAGGGACGGGCGGGTGCCCAGGCCCTGACTGACCAAGGCGAACTGGAGTGGGTGCAGAGCCTGTCGCGCAACACGGTGGTGCAGGCGGCGCAGGCCCAGCGGGAGGCGCTGGATCTGCCTGTGCGCGATACGGCCCCCGCCGAGCGGCCGCATCCGCTGGGCGAGGGCTTCCGGACGCTGATCTTCGTCTCGTGGTCGCTGGGCGAGGCGGCGCTCGAGGACATCCTGCGCCGCTACGACGGCCAGCCCGGGGTCGGGGTGGTGTTCCGCGGCATCCCCGCCGGCGTGCGCATGGTCGATGCCATGACCCGGATGCACCGGCTCACGCAGGCGACCGAGAGCCAGGTGTCGGTGCTGCTCGATCCGCTGGCGTTCCGGCGCCATGGCATCCAGCTGGTGCCCGCGGTGGTGGTCGAGCGCCCGGACGAGGCGCTGGCGGCGAAGGTCGTGGGCATCGACGCGGTGACCTATGTCGAGGAGGCCCTGCAGCAGGGGCGCTCCGGCGACCTGGGCACGCTGGGGACGCCCCGCGACATCCTCGAGCCCGACCTCATGGAGGTCGCCAAGGCGCGCATCGAAGGCCTGGACTTCGCGGTCATGAAGCAGCGCGCCCTCGACCGCTTCTGGCACGTCCACACCGGCCATGCCCTGCCGACCGCCACCGAGAACGCCACTCGCCAGGTCGATCCCTCGGTGGTGATACCGCAGGACATTCTCGACGCCGAGGGCAAGGTCGTGACCCGGGCCGGGAGAATAAATCCCCTGCATTTGCGGCCCTTCGATCAGAAGCTGGTGGTGATCGACCCGACCCAGCCCTGGCAGGTGGCTCTGGCCCAGCGCGAGCGGGCCGAGCATGGCCGCGGCCTGACCGTCACCGTCATGGCCACGCAGATCCCGCCCGACGCCGGTTGGCCGCTGTTCGAGCGCACCCAGCAGGCCATCGACGCCCCGCTGTACCTGCTGCCGGGCGACCTGGCCCGCCGCTTCCAGATCCAGAAAGCGCCCTCGGTCGTCACGGCCGAGGGGGAGGTTTTCGTGGTGCGCGAGTTCGCCCGCGAATCGGTCCAAGCCAAGGAGGAAAGCCATGCTCACGCTCAACTCTAA
- a CDS encoding DUF1845 domain-containing protein, translating to MADPKTPPRKYAYSTPSFPGLLHLNSEQAKRFGGTEFDNVTSALFVIDVMARKLARRRKNFNHQVVADAVSKTIEKMQTEVNNEIQRMETFLKKEGISQRPNYSNPLERKFNISSPEVMRLTHLLQAFDTLISLIDTAWLAQKLDSDEASDFRERKTNDMSKMVKALIKHGAAARAMAYANNEVEVQKDIEKVEAQVAADKQEREAAGFVEPAAVGEDVAEVVEAAESAA from the coding sequence ATGGCTGACCCGAAAACCCCTCCCAGGAAGTACGCCTATTCGACCCCTTCCTTTCCCGGCCTGCTGCACCTGAATTCCGAGCAAGCCAAGCGCTTTGGCGGCACCGAGTTCGATAACGTGACCTCGGCCCTGTTCGTCATCGACGTGATGGCGCGCAAGCTGGCGCGGCGCCGAAAGAACTTCAACCACCAGGTGGTGGCCGATGCCGTATCCAAGACCATCGAGAAAATGCAGACGGAGGTCAACAACGAGATCCAACGCATGGAGACCTTCCTCAAGAAGGAAGGCATCAGCCAGCGTCCGAACTACAGCAATCCGCTCGAGCGCAAATTCAACATCTCCAGCCCCGAGGTGATGCGCCTCACCCATCTGCTCCAGGCGTTCGACACGCTGATCTCGCTCATCGATACCGCCTGGCTGGCGCAGAAGCTCGACAGCGACGAGGCCTCGGATTTCCGCGAGCGCAAGACCAACGACATGAGCAAGATGGTCAAGGCGCTCATCAAGCATGGGGCAGCGGCGCGCGCCATGGCCTATGCCAACAACGAGGTGGAGGTGCAGAAGGACATCGAAAAGGTGGAAGCCCAGGTGGCTGCCGACAAGCAGGAGCGCGAAGCCGCCGGTTTCGTGGAGCCGGCCGCGGTGGGCGAGGACGTGGCCGAGGTAGTGGAGGCAGCCGAATCGGCAGCGTGA
- a CDS encoding DsbC family protein, translating to MRQPLYAAAFLSLCSLAGAAFAQPSQPSWIDSDSLVLLPATAVFAIEKNGKFAVMTDTGRFIIQGSVYDVWAQKELKTLADVRHAVQYVPVDKTHLGFGDLAPLRIGHGDKAVTLFADPACTYCKELMQEARTGLPEGYRLDVLMLPILTPRSASRTKELHCAEDPAAAWQATVAGDLDTPLAQKPDGACDLEVIGKRRLTAQFLGARNVPYLIRDDGLTHEGKPAEGLRAWIEARQSN from the coding sequence ATGCGTCAACCTCTCTACGCCGCCGCTTTTCTTTCCCTCTGCTCCCTCGCCGGAGCCGCTTTCGCCCAGCCTTCCCAGCCCTCGTGGATCGACTCCGACAGCCTCGTCCTGTTGCCCGCCACGGCCGTCTTCGCCATCGAGAAGAACGGCAAGTTCGCCGTCATGACCGACACCGGCCGCTTCATCATCCAGGGCTCCGTCTATGACGTGTGGGCGCAGAAGGAGCTGAAGACCCTGGCGGACGTTCGTCATGCGGTTCAGTACGTGCCCGTCGACAAGACCCACCTGGGCTTCGGCGATCTGGCGCCGCTGCGCATCGGGCACGGCGACAAGGCCGTCACCCTGTTCGCCGATCCGGCCTGCACCTACTGCAAGGAGCTCATGCAGGAGGCGCGTACTGGCCTGCCCGAGGGCTACCGCCTGGATGTGCTGATGCTGCCGATCCTCACGCCGCGCAGCGCCAGCCGCACGAAGGAGCTGCACTGCGCCGAGGACCCGGCAGCGGCCTGGCAGGCAACGGTCGCCGGCGACCTCGACACCCCCCTGGCACAAAAGCCCGATGGGGCGTGCGATCTGGAGGTGATCGGCAAGCGCCGTCTCACCGCCCAGTTTCTCGGCGCCCGCAACGTCCCCTATCTGATCCGCGACGACGGCCTGACCCACGAGGGCAAGCCGGCCGAGGGCCTGCGCGCCTGGATCGAAGCCCGGCAATCGAACTGA
- the traA gene encoding TraA family conjugative transfer protein: protein MQAINKSHVQTLALVALMIGAGVAMAGTGSTTFDSVWTTITDWMQGTLGRVLVGMMILTGIGAGVLRQSLMSFVVGVGGGVGLYAAPDIIESIMTATVPASVKAAEALLALPITL from the coding sequence ATGCAAGCCATCAACAAATCGCACGTTCAAACCCTCGCTCTCGTCGCCCTGATGATCGGCGCCGGCGTCGCCATGGCCGGTACCGGATCGACCACCTTCGACAGCGTCTGGACCACCATCACCGACTGGATGCAAGGTACCCTCGGCCGCGTACTGGTCGGCATGATGATCCTCACCGGCATCGGTGCCGGCGTTCTGCGTCAGTCCCTGATGTCCTTCGTTGTCGGCGTGGGCGGCGGTGTCGGCCTGTACGCCGCGCCGGACATCATCGAGTCGATCATGACCGCCACCGTCCCGGCTTCCGTCAAGGCTGCCGAAGCCCTCCTGGCGCTGCCCATCACCCTGTAA
- a CDS encoding DUF7146 domain-containing protein has translation MSCSTGVYAPEKKDVLAAAEGRWLHIYQLLAPELVDAQKRPGTSGPCPVHGGKDGFRVFKKTAGTSGGGVCQTCGIKPDGLALLMWVRDWRFHEVLQEVGSLLGVKDPHGRYGNEQPPKEVIPRQPMLASTPSDSWLREALRKVWSESVPLTHPAAEPARLYLRSRGILAWDRPGLARSVRFHPCLTHRGKDRERTRHPAIVALVSDVEGRAVTIQRIYLTAKGEKAPLEHPKKMFPIPSDRSLPGGGIRTSQPGEIVDVCEGLETALAVETATGLPVWPLVNAYLLEHFMPPPAVTAVRIWADKDRREGGQKAALALKKRLWEMGIKAQILLPWLPIPDGAKGVDWNDVLLERGPFGFSKHQAEAYRTLR, from the coding sequence ATGTCTTGCTCGACAGGCGTTTACGCGCCAGAGAAAAAAGATGTGCTCGCTGCCGCCGAAGGTCGCTGGCTACACATCTACCAACTGTTGGCCCCTGAACTGGTCGACGCGCAAAAAAGACCCGGCACCTCCGGCCCTTGTCCCGTTCACGGTGGCAAGGACGGCTTCCGGGTGTTCAAGAAAACCGCCGGCACGTCCGGGGGTGGGGTGTGCCAGACCTGCGGCATCAAGCCGGACGGTCTGGCCTTGCTGATGTGGGTGCGCGATTGGCGCTTCCATGAGGTGCTGCAGGAGGTCGGTTCGCTGCTGGGGGTCAAGGACCCTCACGGTCGCTACGGCAACGAGCAGCCGCCGAAGGAGGTGATTCCGCGCCAGCCAATGCTCGCGTCTACGCCCAGCGACAGCTGGCTGCGCGAAGCCTTGCGCAAGGTGTGGAGCGAATCCGTACCGCTCACGCACCCGGCGGCAGAACCCGCACGGCTGTACCTGCGGTCGAGGGGAATCCTGGCCTGGGATCGTCCGGGCCTGGCGCGCAGCGTGCGCTTTCATCCGTGTCTGACCCATCGCGGGAAGGACCGGGAACGCACGCGGCACCCGGCGATCGTGGCCCTGGTCTCGGATGTCGAGGGCAGGGCAGTCACGATCCAGCGGATCTACCTGACGGCCAAAGGCGAGAAAGCGCCGCTGGAGCACCCCAAGAAAATGTTCCCGATCCCGAGCGATCGCTCCCTGCCAGGGGGCGGCATTCGGACTTCCCAGCCGGGAGAGATCGTGGACGTGTGCGAAGGGCTGGAAACCGCTCTTGCAGTGGAAACCGCCACGGGCCTGCCGGTTTGGCCCCTGGTGAACGCCTATCTGCTCGAGCACTTCATGCCGCCGCCGGCGGTCACTGCCGTCCGTATCTGGGCGGACAAGGACCGCAGGGAGGGTGGCCAGAAGGCAGCGCTTGCACTGAAAAAACGCCTCTGGGAGATGGGCATCAAGGCGCAGATCCTGCTGCCCTGGCTGCCGATCCCGGACGGCGCCAAGGGAGTCGACTGGAACGACGTTCTTCTGGAACGGGGTCCGTTCGGCTTTTCGAAACACCAGGCTGAGGCTTACCGCACCTTGCGGTAG
- the parS gene encoding type II RES/Xre toxin-antitoxin system antitoxin translates to MATPEAIRPRQAQDPTRPLQLLFGSKPPKARTAFELHELIEKGFPSETVIALVQSVGLLKDRQVFAKVIGMSERTFQRRIKHPEPLSAEQSSRAWCFAEVLSKAEEVLGDRQEAAKWMVTPAMGLEGRAPIDLLTTQVGFELVEDFLTRLQYGVYS, encoded by the coding sequence ATGGCTACCCCCGAAGCAATCCGGCCCCGCCAGGCCCAGGACCCGACCAGGCCGCTGCAGCTGTTGTTCGGCAGCAAGCCGCCGAAGGCCCGCACGGCATTCGAGCTCCACGAGCTGATTGAGAAGGGTTTTCCCTCGGAGACGGTGATCGCCCTCGTGCAGAGCGTCGGCCTGCTCAAGGACCGGCAGGTCTTCGCCAAGGTGATCGGCATGTCGGAGCGAACCTTCCAGCGGCGCATCAAGCACCCCGAGCCGCTGTCGGCCGAGCAAAGCAGCCGCGCCTGGTGCTTTGCCGAAGTGCTGAGCAAGGCGGAAGAGGTGTTGGGCGATCGCCAGGAGGCGGCGAAGTGGATGGTGACGCCGGCCATGGGCCTCGAGGGACGCGCGCCCATCGACCTGCTTACGACCCAGGTGGGCTTCGAGCTGGTCGAGGACTTTCTGACCCGTCTGCAGTACGGGGTCTACTCCTGA
- the traC gene encoding type IV secretion system protein TraC has translation MLSKLMTHIPRLSKLIGALAYDPDQALFQLEGKRIGFGFLCAPLAGSNGDEGDRLKAGLALEWPEGSTIQFSLICTENINRVRTGYLKLRQVARESGRFAVDQDTLELLATATQARAEYFAERTLRPVDSVSGVKIRDQKLVIAITLPIKEALPSDSEGAVARELSDGLGAALESCGLAPVPLTNHAYKEIFSSVLNQGPDASWRLDPDIKADLDKPINEQLLDYNRSLDVRKDHLQLGDDCFAKTLSVKRYPDIMWQGDATQYLADLLSQRGGVRGNCVITMTLYFPPQLETKDKLTKRRQWAINQCSGPMVKFVPMLLKRKEAYDVLFEDLDRGAHNVQANMTVVVFGKNREELVQATSNARTHFATQNFTLMEDKFCLLPVFINALPLCADADAIRDLFRFRTMSLNQALPILPIYGDWKGTGTPVAPFISRNGQPVTFDLYDSDTNYNGTIAAQSGSGKSFLTNYLITSYLSIGAKVWVIDVGLSYLKLAEAFQGDFARFDHDSKICLNPFELVKDFSDEEDVLIGLLTAMAAPTVPLVDFQTSGLKRILTACWEQKGHELTVDDIANALLADDEDQRIKDIGHQLYPFTRKGQYGRYFNGKNNLDFQNPFTVLELEELKGRQHLQQVVLLQLIYQIQQDMYLGERDRPKIVIIDEAWSLLAQGNVGEFIEHGYRRFRKYGGSAIVITQGVNDLYQNKVGQAIAENSAFTLLLGQKPEAINVIQENKRLPLGEGGYRILKTVHSSKGHYSEIFMITPRGIGIARLTVDPYSLLLYSTAPEDVQAVRNYTLAGMPQRQAILQVLEDRGITLSPAEEVA, from the coding sequence ATGCTGTCCAAACTGATGACCCATATTCCGCGCCTGTCCAAGCTGATCGGCGCCCTGGCCTATGACCCCGACCAGGCGTTGTTCCAGCTCGAAGGCAAGCGGATCGGCTTCGGCTTCCTGTGCGCCCCCCTGGCCGGGAGCAACGGCGACGAGGGCGATCGCCTGAAGGCGGGCCTGGCCCTGGAATGGCCGGAAGGCTCCACCATCCAGTTCAGCCTGATCTGCACCGAGAACATCAACCGGGTCAGGACCGGCTACCTGAAGCTGCGCCAGGTCGCCCGCGAGTCCGGTCGCTTCGCCGTGGACCAGGACACCCTGGAGCTGCTGGCCACGGCGACCCAGGCCCGCGCCGAGTATTTCGCCGAGCGCACCCTGCGCCCGGTGGATAGCGTCTCCGGGGTGAAGATCCGCGACCAGAAGCTGGTCATCGCGATCACCCTGCCGATCAAGGAGGCCCTGCCCAGCGACAGCGAAGGCGCCGTGGCCCGCGAGCTGTCCGATGGACTGGGGGCCGCGCTGGAGAGCTGCGGCCTGGCGCCGGTCCCCTTGACCAACCACGCCTACAAGGAAATTTTCTCCTCGGTGCTCAACCAGGGCCCCGACGCCTCCTGGCGCCTGGACCCCGACATCAAGGCCGACCTGGACAAGCCGATCAACGAGCAGCTGCTGGACTACAACCGCAGCCTCGACGTGCGCAAGGACCACCTCCAGCTCGGCGACGACTGCTTCGCCAAGACCCTGTCGGTCAAACGCTACCCGGACATCATGTGGCAGGGCGATGCCACCCAGTATCTGGCCGACCTCCTCTCGCAGCGGGGCGGGGTCCGCGGCAACTGCGTGATCACCATGACCCTCTACTTTCCGCCGCAGCTGGAGACCAAGGACAAGCTCACCAAGCGCCGGCAGTGGGCGATCAACCAGTGCAGCGGCCCGATGGTCAAGTTCGTCCCCATGCTGCTCAAGCGCAAGGAGGCCTACGATGTCCTGTTCGAGGATCTGGACCGGGGCGCCCACAACGTCCAGGCCAACATGACGGTCGTGGTGTTCGGCAAGAACCGCGAGGAGCTGGTCCAGGCGACCTCGAATGCCCGGACCCATTTCGCCACGCAGAACTTCACCCTCATGGAGGACAAGTTCTGCCTGCTGCCCGTGTTCATCAACGCCCTGCCCCTGTGTGCGGACGCGGACGCCATCCGCGATCTGTTCCGCTTCCGGACCATGAGCCTGAACCAGGCCCTGCCGATCCTGCCGATCTATGGCGACTGGAAGGGCACCGGCACCCCGGTCGCGCCGTTCATCTCCCGCAACGGCCAGCCGGTGACCTTCGACCTGTACGACTCCGACACCAACTACAACGGCACGATTGCCGCGCAGTCCGGCTCGGGCAAGTCCTTCCTGACCAACTACCTGATCACCTCCTACCTGAGCATCGGCGCCAAGGTGTGGGTGATCGACGTGGGCCTGTCCTACCTCAAGCTCGCCGAAGCCTTCCAGGGCGATTTCGCCCGCTTCGACCACGACTCCAAGATCTGCCTCAACCCCTTCGAGCTGGTGAAGGACTTCAGCGACGAGGAGGACGTGCTGATCGGCCTGCTGACGGCCATGGCCGCGCCGACCGTCCCGCTGGTCGACTTCCAGACCTCGGGCCTGAAGCGGATTCTGACCGCCTGCTGGGAGCAGAAGGGGCACGAACTGACCGTGGACGACATCGCCAATGCCCTGCTGGCGGATGACGAAGACCAGCGCATCAAGGACATCGGCCACCAGCTGTACCCGTTCACCCGCAAGGGCCAATACGGGCGCTACTTCAACGGCAAGAACAACCTCGACTTCCAGAATCCCTTCACCGTGCTGGAGCTGGAAGAGCTCAAGGGCCGCCAGCATTTGCAACAGGTGGTGCTGCTGCAGCTGATCTACCAGATCCAGCAGGACATGTACCTGGGCGAGCGCGACCGGCCGAAGATCGTGATCATCGACGAGGCCTGGAGCCTGCTGGCGCAGGGCAACGTCGGCGAGTTCATCGAACACGGTTACAGACGTTTCCGCAAATACGGCGGCTCGGCCATCGTCATCACCCAGGGGGTGAACGACCTGTACCAGAACAAGGTCGGCCAGGCCATTGCCGAGAACTCGGCCTTCACCCTGCTGCTGGGCCAGAAGCCCGAGGCGATCAACGTCATCCAGGAGAACAAGCGGCTGCCGCTGGGGGAAGGGGGCTACCGCATCCTCAAGACGGTGCACTCGAGCAAGGGGCACTACTCCGAGATCTTCATGATCACGCCGCGGGGCATCGGGATCGCCCGGCTGACCGTGGACCCCTATTCCCTGCTGCTGTACTCCACCGCGCCGGAAGACGTGCAGGCGGTGCGCAACTACACGCTCGCCGGCATGCCGCAACGGCAGGCGATCCTGCAGGTGCTCGAGGACCGGGGGATCACGCTGTCGCCCGCCGAGGAGGTCGCCTGA
- a CDS encoding S26 family signal peptidase, whose protein sequence is MKLRNPFSIQAKIDRAMAEVERARQPRRIGVSTGFLAKGALFSALVAAGVVALASRYSVAIAVQENLCLPPYRVWIIDKYETEPARGAIFAFKSQGLGPLFEDGTTIVKVLDGLPGDQVAVTEESTRINGQVIVTGLQVARQYGFDPQRYVRQGVIEPDRYWFFGRTADSFDSRYWGSVASHQIIGRAYPLW, encoded by the coding sequence ATGAAGCTGCGCAACCCCTTCTCCATTCAGGCCAAGATCGACCGGGCCATGGCCGAGGTCGAGCGGGCGCGTCAGCCACGTCGGATCGGCGTCAGCACCGGCTTCCTCGCCAAGGGCGCCCTGTTCTCGGCGCTGGTCGCCGCCGGCGTGGTCGCCCTGGCCAGCCGCTACTCCGTGGCCATCGCCGTGCAGGAGAACCTGTGCCTGCCGCCGTACCGCGTCTGGATCATCGACAAGTACGAAACCGAACCGGCCCGAGGCGCTATTTTCGCCTTCAAATCCCAGGGGCTCGGCCCGCTGTTCGAGGACGGCACCACCATCGTCAAGGTGCTGGACGGCCTGCCGGGCGACCAGGTGGCGGTCACGGAGGAAAGCACCCGCATCAATGGCCAGGTGATCGTCACCGGCCTGCAGGTCGCACGCCAGTATGGCTTCGATCCGCAGCGCTACGTGCGCCAGGGGGTGATCGAGCCGGACCGCTACTGGTTCTTCGGCCGCACGGCGGATTCGTTCGACTCCCGCTACTGGGGATCGGTCGCCTCCCATCAGATCATCGGCAGGGCCTACCCGCTATGGTGA
- a CDS encoding nuclease-related domain-containing protein → MSDFLALYLPLVVFFLGLGAIAHARLLERPAYRGWWGEYQVNLLLRACLSAEYRVFTHALYPGKDEAKPTQVDHVVVSRYGLFVIENRCLKGAIVVDPTEPNTWWQTIGRRKNRVRNPLVQNYAAIKAVRQAIGGHASKISNYAVMSGSATFPQGWPPRVFGPWALLRKIQSKKTPILTESQVASICRALERGRIKDGYWAARKHSGRASAMSHEARAKEG, encoded by the coding sequence ATGTCTGATTTCCTGGCGCTGTATTTGCCGCTGGTGGTGTTCTTTCTGGGGTTGGGGGCGATCGCTCATGCTCGCCTGCTGGAAAGGCCGGCCTATCGCGGCTGGTGGGGCGAGTACCAGGTGAACCTCCTGCTGAGGGCCTGCCTGAGTGCGGAATACCGGGTGTTCACCCACGCCCTGTATCCGGGAAAGGACGAGGCCAAACCGACGCAGGTCGATCATGTCGTGGTGTCGCGCTATGGCCTCTTCGTGATCGAGAACCGCTGCCTGAAAGGGGCGATCGTGGTCGATCCCACCGAGCCGAATACCTGGTGGCAGACCATCGGTCGGCGGAAGAACCGGGTGCGTAACCCGCTGGTGCAGAACTACGCCGCGATCAAGGCCGTGCGGCAGGCGATCGGGGGGCATGCCTCGAAGATCTCCAACTACGCGGTGATGAGCGGTTCGGCGACCTTTCCGCAAGGCTGGCCCCCGCGGGTATTCGGTCCCTGGGCCTTGCTGCGCAAGATCCAGAGCAAGAAGACGCCCATCTTGACGGAGAGCCAGGTGGCGTCGATCTGCCGTGCCCTGGAGCGGGGGCGGATCAAGGATGGGTATTGGGCGGCACGCAAGCATAGCGGGCGGGCCAGCGCCATGAGCCATGAAGCGCGGGCGAAAGAAGGATAG
- a CDS encoding RES family NAD+ phosphorylase, producing MAAVPWSGEAYLWRLDRKEHADSWNSGIGAELGGGRWNSKGVRAVYASADPSTAILEVAVHKGFRALDTVPHVLTAARLLAPSRIYRVDPEEVPNPNWLIPGTPSLDQQRFGDELLAQHPFVLIPSTVSRHSWNIVMNPALAKGLYEQVLQERFALDTRLNPPHR from the coding sequence ATGGCGGCAGTACCCTGGAGCGGGGAGGCCTATCTCTGGCGCCTGGACAGAAAAGAGCATGCGGACAGCTGGAATAGCGGCATCGGAGCCGAATTGGGGGGTGGCCGCTGGAACTCGAAAGGCGTCCGGGCGGTCTATGCGTCTGCCGATCCTTCGACGGCGATCCTCGAGGTGGCAGTGCACAAGGGCTTCCGGGCGCTGGACACGGTGCCGCATGTGCTCACGGCCGCGCGCCTACTGGCCCCATCCCGGATCTATCGCGTCGACCCCGAGGAGGTGCCCAACCCCAACTGGCTGATCCCCGGCACGCCCAGCCTTGATCAGCAGCGGTTTGGCGATGAGTTGCTGGCGCAACACCCCTTCGTCCTGATCCCGTCGACCGTATCCCGCCACAGCTGGAACATCGTCATGAATCCCGCGCTGGCGAAAGGGCTGTACGAGCAAGTCCTGCAAGAGCGTTTTGCCCTCGACACCCGCCTCAATCCACCGCACCGCTGA
- a CDS encoding TraU family protein, whose protein sequence is MLTLNSKWLGASLLAALAGAVSLPAAADDPLCEDSSLLGPKLFTDICWACLFPIRVAGVPFTPGAVPDKATDKVFCLCEEGSSGIYKPGITTSMWEPARIVETVKTPGCSPTLGGARLPLGNKRSHGRLNTDNHSLTGQHDGSFYHTHYYAFPLLQILDLYTPTKCNADGYMDLDIISFTEIDPTWNNATLAFFQHPESAAVANPVAQAACAAESALVTAREEPLESLWWCTGTWGSIYPLAGSVFSQDQNRTTALLSARLLAQQHRRGLARRTMGDENLCRASIYPTIPKSQYKLTQFWPKSQTQRSLWLGEPPQTWEGGPGRHVPGTGNDAMYLIWRWTDCCSKI, encoded by the coding sequence ATGCTCACGCTCAACTCTAAGTGGCTCGGTGCTTCGCTGCTGGCGGCCCTGGCCGGCGCCGTATCCCTGCCTGCCGCGGCGGACGACCCGCTGTGCGAGGACTCCTCCCTGCTGGGCCCGAAGCTGTTCACCGACATCTGCTGGGCCTGCCTCTTTCCCATCCGGGTGGCCGGCGTGCCGTTCACGCCCGGCGCGGTGCCCGACAAGGCGACCGACAAGGTGTTTTGCCTGTGCGAGGAAGGTAGCTCCGGCATCTACAAGCCGGGCATCACCACCTCGATGTGGGAGCCGGCGCGGATCGTCGAGACGGTCAAGACGCCGGGCTGCTCGCCCACCCTGGGGGGCGCGCGGCTGCCGCTGGGCAACAAGCGCAGCCATGGCCGGCTGAATACCGACAACCACTCGCTGACCGGCCAGCACGACGGGTCGTTCTACCACACCCACTACTACGCCTTCCCGCTGCTGCAGATCCTGGACCTGTACACCCCGACCAAGTGCAATGCCGACGGCTACATGGACCTGGACATCATCAGTTTCACCGAGATAGACCCGACCTGGAACAACGCGACGCTGGCCTTCTTCCAGCACCCGGAGTCCGCGGCGGTGGCCAACCCGGTGGCTCAGGCGGCCTGCGCCGCCGAGTCGGCCCTGGTGACCGCCCGGGAAGAGCCGCTGGAGTCGCTGTGGTGGTGCACCGGCACCTGGGGAAGCATTTATCCGCTGGCCGGCAGCGTCTTCAGCCAGGACCAGAACCGCACGACGGCATTGCTCAGCGCGCGGTTGCTGGCACAGCAGCACCGGCGGGGGCTGGCCCGGCGCACGATGGGCGACGAGAACCTGTGCCGGGCCTCGATCTATCCGACCATTCCCAAGAGCCAGTACAAGCTCACACAGTTCTGGCCCAAGTCGCAGACCCAGCGCTCCCTGTGGCTGGGAGAGCCCCCGCAGACCTGGGAGGGCGGCCCCGGCCGGCACGTTCCCGGCACGGGCAACGACGCGATGTACCTGATCTGGCGGTGGACCGACTGCTGCTCGAAAATTTGA